One window from the genome of Clarias gariepinus isolate MV-2021 ecotype Netherlands chromosome 15, CGAR_prim_01v2, whole genome shotgun sequence encodes:
- the gli2b gene encoding zinc finger protein GLI2b isoform X1, with product METSASTAAEKKECKTAGLDANGFSELPKKPSPTLLSRGPHHIFPTFHTPIPIDIRHHEGRYHYEPHGLHPLHGAPALGSPVLSDISLIRLSPGGPAESPFSPPHPYVSPHVEHYLRSVHGSPTLSMISAARGLSPADVAHEHLKERGLFGLPPPPPGANSADYYHLMASHRSPYGDLIAAGSTTAAAAAAAAAAAVHLPDYINPMDMSRFPSPRLTPRVSRKRALSISPLSDASIDLQTMIRTSPNSLVAYINNSRSSSAASSSYGHLSVGGISPSFPFHHSINPVAYQQLLSQQRGLSPFGHTPPLIQPSHTFSARQHTLAGSGLSASTHNEAETKQNASSDSAVSSTVNPLHTKRSKVKTELDSSRPLSPCSPDPSPPVDPKEDVDRDEGKQEPEVAYETNCHWEGCSKEYDSQEQLVHHINNEHIHGEKKEFVCRWEECSREQKPFKAQYMLVVHMRRHTGEKPHKCTFEGCSKAYSRLENLKTHLRSHTGEKPYVCEHEGCNKAFSNASDRAKHQNRTHSNEKPYVCKIPGCTKRYTDPSSLRKHVKTVHGPEAHVTKKQRGDLVPRPQPPPRENGENEGGTKQSGRGGQDKFEANSTTRGVDDYLQVKSIKTENSVMYQSSPGGQSSCSSQPSPLGSATHHDGGIELSGPGGGSMGDLSMLDDVPLVDSTVSSGTLGLHLHRSASPARRLNHLKQEKLKTMRESCSWANAVPQALDTKLPPIPNNGSILESSGRAGNVPVPITGLRLSDICPGETTVLCQPVERRDSLASTVSSAYTLSRRSSGISPCYSSRRSSQASQAGARLNNVSSADSYDPISTDLSRRSSEASQCGGLAGLLSLTPAQHYRLKAKYAAATGGAPPTPLPNMDRMSLRTRIALLGDPHETTMHPLGLPTVPRRCSDTGYPTTSMMPHEVPGNIPRRASDPVRRVAIDQPRFQQGQRYNSMGNVNHNPLQHFASTSRHLSVQSYVRSDGNLHRFQYPPRPPSISENSAMETSDMDGPVNGVVDDLMLAEDMVQYLNSNGDSSQHNGSVYRHQQAQGFQGNGAPPSQPCYYQRRMAVVDGTANSMTQQISASCQTSPAQHLSPSANKSHMPVQWNEVSSGTVEVSVSQIKQQQPLDWGNITDLQQKQNIGSIQNLKSNHLVRPMSQNLAHAAQQSSMQRNEVMAQRMNCSQTLRQQGHKNHQDEHIHNQHSYHQGNDINRSTSQHASCSNITGGNVGLTSPSKKTMQPMHMQHNRVRTKPVVSQSHVNFENNQGNYSHMSSDQHNYDTLSQNPILNGNHALLQPRPPTEPKHSARQHSGPNATTAQQPGYPQSHFSPGYDTSEASPKKPASVGDTGTSAMFYTGQIHMFDSSSLNMHGTTEAVDCGTENIAVAAVSSPGTNQVSSTVDSSSGVEQTQIDFDAILDDGDHSSLLSGTISPSILRSLSQNSSRLTTPRNSVTLPPVPAGIGNMAIGDMTSMLTALAEESKFLNMMS from the exons TCGCCCACGAGCACCTGAAGGAGCGTGGGCTATTCGGTCTTCCACCTCCCCCTCCTGGAGCCAACTCAGCTGATTACTACCACCTGATGGCAAGTCACAGGAGTCCATATGGAGATCTGATTGCAGCTGGATccactactgctgctgctgctgctgccgctGCCGCCGCCGCTGTTCACCTCCCGGACTACATCAACCCGATGGACA tgtcACGCTTCCCCAGTCCACGCCTGACACCCAGGGTGAGCCGGAAGAGAGCACTGTCTATCTCTCCGCTCTCAGATGCCAGTATCGACCTACAGACCATGATCCGTACTTCTCCTAACTCTCTAGTGGCCTACATCAACAACTCGCGCTCCAGCTCGGCGGCTAGCAGCTCATACGGCCATCTCTCAGTCGGGGGCATCAG CCCTTCTTTTCCTTTCCATCACTCCATCAACCCGGTGGCGTATCAACAGCTGCTGTCCCAGCAGAGAGGCCTGAGCCCTTTCGGACACACGCCTCCCCTCATCCAGCCTTCTCACACCTTCTCGGCCCGACAACACACACTCGCCGGCTCGGGACTGAGTGCTAGCACACATAATGAAGCTGAGACTAAG CAGAACGCGAGCAGTGACTCGGCAGTCAGCAGCACTGTAAACCCGCTGCACACCAAAAGGTCAAAGGTTAAGACGGAGTTGGACAGCTCACGGCCTCTCTCACCCTGCTCaccg GATCCTTCACCACCGGTGGACCCGAAAGAGGACGTGGACAGAGACGAGGGAAAGCAGGAGCCGGAGGTGGCGTACGAGACGAACTGCCACTGGGAAGGCTGCAGCAAGGAGTACGACAGCCAAGAGCAGCTGGTCCAT cacaTCAATAACGAGCACATCCATGGAGAGAAGAAGGAGTTTGTGTGTCGTTGGGAGGAGTGCTCCAGAGAGCAGAAGCCCTTCAAGGCCCAGTACATGCTGGTGGTGCACATGCGCAGACACACTGGGGAGAAGCCACACAAGTGCACT tttGAAGGCTGCTCGAAGGCATATTCACGTTTGGAGAACCTGAAAACACACCTTCGCTCACACACTGGGGAGAAACCATACGTGTGTGAACACGAAGGCTGCAACAAGGCCTTTTCCAATGCCTCCGACCGGGCCAAGCATCAGAACCGCACACATTCCAATGAG AAACCGTATGTTTGTAAGATCCCGGGTTGCACCAAGCGCTACACGGACCCAAGCTCTCTCCGCAAACATGTCAAAACAGTGCACGGACCAGAGGCACACGTCACCAAGAAACAACGTGGTGACCTGGTGCCCCGACCTCAGCCCCCACCACGAGAGAACGGAGAGAATGAAGGTGGAACCAAACAATCTGGCCGGGGAGGCCAAGACAAGTTTGAGGCCAACAGCACCACTAGAGGCGTAGACGACTACCTGCAGGTCAAGTCGATAAAAACAGAGAACTCTGTG ATGTATCAGTCCAGCCCTGGTGGTCAGTCATCATGTAGCAGCCAGCCGTCACCGCTTGGCAGTGCCACCCACCATGACGGTGGAATAGAGTTGTCGGGTCCTGGCGGGGGCAGCATGGGAGATCTGAGCATGCTGGATGATGTGCCCCTGGTGGACTCAACAGTCTCCTCGGGCACACTGGGCCTTCACCTGCACAGGAGCGCCAGCCCTGCTCGCAGGCTAAATCACCTGAAGCAAGAGAAGCTGAAGACAATGAGGGAGTCGTGCTCCTGGGCAAATGCAGTTCCACAAGCTCTTGACACCAAGCTACCACCAATTCCTAACAATG GTTCCATACTGGAGAGCTCTGGACGTGCCGGGAATGTTCCTGTACCCATCACCGGCCTTCGTCTGAGTGACATTTGCCCTGGTGAGACGACAGTTTTGTGCCAGCCAGTGGAACGTCGAGACAGCCTGGCGAGCACAGTGAGTTCAGCTTATACGCTGAGCCGCCGCTCCTCTGGAATCTCTCCCTGCTATTCCAGCCGCCGCTCCAGCCAGGCCTCGCAGGCTGGCGCCCGCCTGAACAATGTCAGCTCGGCTGACTCATATGACCCCATCTCTACAGACCTGTCACGCCGCTCTAGTGAGGCCAGCCAGTGTGGAGGCCTGGCGGGATTGCTTAGCCTCACCCCTGCCCAGCACTACCGACTCAAAGCCAAATATGCCGCAGCAACAGGAGGTGCTCCACCCACTCCTTTGCCTAACATGGATCGCATGAGCTTGAGGACACGAATAGCTCTGCTGGGAGATCCACATGAAACGACTATGCACCCACTTGGCCTCCCCACAGTGCCCAGGAGATGCAGTGACACAGGGTATCCCACTACTAGCATGATGCCCCATGAGGTACCAGGCAATATACCACGGCGGGCCAGTGATCCAGTTAGACGGGTGGCCATTGATCAGCCTCGTTTCCAGCAGGGGCAGCGTTACAACAGCATGGGCAATGTAAACCATAATCCACTTCAACATTTTGCCTCTACTAGTCGCCACTTGTCAGTGCAGAGCTATGTCCGCTCTGATGGTAATCTACATCGCTTTCAGTACCCTCCCCGGCCTCCCAGCATCTCTGAAAATTCTGCAATGGAGACAAGTGACATGGATGGTCCAGTCAATGGTGTTGTTGATGACTTGATGTTGGCTGAGGATATGGTTCAGTACCTCAATTCTAATGGAGATTCTTCACAACACAATGGGTCGGTGTACCGCCATCAGCAAGCACAGGGCTTCCAGGGGAATGGTGCCCCTCCATCTCAACCATGTTACTACCAGAGGCGCATGGCTGTGGTAGATGGCACTGCAAACAGCATGACGCAGCAGATATCAGCTTCTTGCCAGACTAGTCCAGCGCAACATTTGTCTCCCAGTGCCAACAAGAGCCACATGCCTGTGCAGTGGAATGAGGTCAGCTCAGGGACAGTGGAGGTATCTGTAAGCCAAATCAAGCAACAGCAACCTTTGGATTGGGGAAATATAACTGATCTCCAGCAAAAACAGAACATTGGCTCTATCCAGAACCTTAAATCCAACCACCTAGTTAGACCCATGAGTCAGAACCTTGCTCATGCCGCTCAACAGAGTTCTATGCAGCGGAATGAGGTTATGGCCCAACGGATGAACTGTAGCCAAACTCTTAGGCAGCAAGGCCACAAGAACCACCAGGATGAGCATATTCACAATCAGCATAGCTACCACCAAGGAAATGACATAAACAGAAGCACGAGCCAGCATGCCTCTTGCAGTAATATTACAGGAGGCAATGTAGGTTTGACAAGCCCATCTAAGAAAACAATGCAGCCAATGCACATGCAGCATAACAGGGTAAGAACTAAGCCAGTGGTCAGTCAAAGCCATGTAAACTTTGAGAATAATCAAGGAAATTATTCCCATATGAGCAGTGATCAGCATAACTATGATACTCTTTCCCAGAATCCTATCCTGAACGGAAACCATGCTCTACTGCAGCCAAGGCCGCCCACAGAACCCAAACACTCTGCCAGGCAGCACTCAGGGCCAAATGCAACAACAGCACAGCAACCTGGTTATCCACAATCCCACTTTAGCCCAGGATATGACACCTCCGAAGCTAGCCCCAAAAAGCCTGCCAGTGTGGGTGACACAGGCACCAGTGCCATGTTCTACACAGGACAGATCCACATGTTTGACTCCAGCAGTCTGAATATGCATGGGACCACAGAAGCAGTGGACTGCGGTACAGAAAACATAGCAGTGGCTGCTGTCAGCTCCCCAGGAACCAATCAAGTCTCAAGCACGGTGGACTCTTCCAGTGGAGTAGAGCAGACCCAGATTGACTTTGATGCCATACTGGATGATGGGGACCACTCCAGTCTTTTGTCAGGAACGATTAGTCCAAGCATCCTGCGAAGCCTGTCTCAAAACTCCTCCCGCCTCACTACACCCCGGAACTCTGTGACATTGCCTCCAGTACCTGCAGGAATCGGCAACATGGCTATTGGAGATATGACCTCCATGTTGACTGCGCTAGCAGAAGAGAGTAAGTTTCTTAACATGATGTCTTAA
- the gli2b gene encoding zinc finger protein GLI2b isoform X2, producing the protein METSASTAAEKKECKTAGLDANGFSELPKKPSPTLLSRGPHHIFPTFHTPIPIDIRHHEGRYHYEPHGLHPLHGAPALGSPVLSDISLIRLSPGGPAESPFSPPHPYVSPHVEHYLRSVHGSPTLSMISAARGLSPADVAHEHLKERGLFGLPPPPPGANSADYYHLMASHRSPYGDLIAAGSTTAAAAAAAAAAAVHLPDYINPMDMSRFPSPRLTPRVSRKRALSISPLSDASIDLQTMIRTSPNSLVAYINNSRSSSAASSSYGHLSVGGISPSFPFHHSINPVAYQQLLSQQRGLSPFGHTPPLIQPSHTFSARQHTLAGSGLSASTHNEAETKNASSDSAVSSTVNPLHTKRSKVKTELDSSRPLSPCSPDPSPPVDPKEDVDRDEGKQEPEVAYETNCHWEGCSKEYDSQEQLVHHINNEHIHGEKKEFVCRWEECSREQKPFKAQYMLVVHMRRHTGEKPHKCTFEGCSKAYSRLENLKTHLRSHTGEKPYVCEHEGCNKAFSNASDRAKHQNRTHSNEKPYVCKIPGCTKRYTDPSSLRKHVKTVHGPEAHVTKKQRGDLVPRPQPPPRENGENEGGTKQSGRGGQDKFEANSTTRGVDDYLQVKSIKTENSVMYQSSPGGQSSCSSQPSPLGSATHHDGGIELSGPGGGSMGDLSMLDDVPLVDSTVSSGTLGLHLHRSASPARRLNHLKQEKLKTMRESCSWANAVPQALDTKLPPIPNNGSILESSGRAGNVPVPITGLRLSDICPGETTVLCQPVERRDSLASTVSSAYTLSRRSSGISPCYSSRRSSQASQAGARLNNVSSADSYDPISTDLSRRSSEASQCGGLAGLLSLTPAQHYRLKAKYAAATGGAPPTPLPNMDRMSLRTRIALLGDPHETTMHPLGLPTVPRRCSDTGYPTTSMMPHEVPGNIPRRASDPVRRVAIDQPRFQQGQRYNSMGNVNHNPLQHFASTSRHLSVQSYVRSDGNLHRFQYPPRPPSISENSAMETSDMDGPVNGVVDDLMLAEDMVQYLNSNGDSSQHNGSVYRHQQAQGFQGNGAPPSQPCYYQRRMAVVDGTANSMTQQISASCQTSPAQHLSPSANKSHMPVQWNEVSSGTVEVSVSQIKQQQPLDWGNITDLQQKQNIGSIQNLKSNHLVRPMSQNLAHAAQQSSMQRNEVMAQRMNCSQTLRQQGHKNHQDEHIHNQHSYHQGNDINRSTSQHASCSNITGGNVGLTSPSKKTMQPMHMQHNRVRTKPVVSQSHVNFENNQGNYSHMSSDQHNYDTLSQNPILNGNHALLQPRPPTEPKHSARQHSGPNATTAQQPGYPQSHFSPGYDTSEASPKKPASVGDTGTSAMFYTGQIHMFDSSSLNMHGTTEAVDCGTENIAVAAVSSPGTNQVSSTVDSSSGVEQTQIDFDAILDDGDHSSLLSGTISPSILRSLSQNSSRLTTPRNSVTLPPVPAGIGNMAIGDMTSMLTALAEESKFLNMMS; encoded by the exons TCGCCCACGAGCACCTGAAGGAGCGTGGGCTATTCGGTCTTCCACCTCCCCCTCCTGGAGCCAACTCAGCTGATTACTACCACCTGATGGCAAGTCACAGGAGTCCATATGGAGATCTGATTGCAGCTGGATccactactgctgctgctgctgctgccgctGCCGCCGCCGCTGTTCACCTCCCGGACTACATCAACCCGATGGACA tgtcACGCTTCCCCAGTCCACGCCTGACACCCAGGGTGAGCCGGAAGAGAGCACTGTCTATCTCTCCGCTCTCAGATGCCAGTATCGACCTACAGACCATGATCCGTACTTCTCCTAACTCTCTAGTGGCCTACATCAACAACTCGCGCTCCAGCTCGGCGGCTAGCAGCTCATACGGCCATCTCTCAGTCGGGGGCATCAG CCCTTCTTTTCCTTTCCATCACTCCATCAACCCGGTGGCGTATCAACAGCTGCTGTCCCAGCAGAGAGGCCTGAGCCCTTTCGGACACACGCCTCCCCTCATCCAGCCTTCTCACACCTTCTCGGCCCGACAACACACACTCGCCGGCTCGGGACTGAGTGCTAGCACACATAATGAAGCTGAGACTAAG AACGCGAGCAGTGACTCGGCAGTCAGCAGCACTGTAAACCCGCTGCACACCAAAAGGTCAAAGGTTAAGACGGAGTTGGACAGCTCACGGCCTCTCTCACCCTGCTCaccg GATCCTTCACCACCGGTGGACCCGAAAGAGGACGTGGACAGAGACGAGGGAAAGCAGGAGCCGGAGGTGGCGTACGAGACGAACTGCCACTGGGAAGGCTGCAGCAAGGAGTACGACAGCCAAGAGCAGCTGGTCCAT cacaTCAATAACGAGCACATCCATGGAGAGAAGAAGGAGTTTGTGTGTCGTTGGGAGGAGTGCTCCAGAGAGCAGAAGCCCTTCAAGGCCCAGTACATGCTGGTGGTGCACATGCGCAGACACACTGGGGAGAAGCCACACAAGTGCACT tttGAAGGCTGCTCGAAGGCATATTCACGTTTGGAGAACCTGAAAACACACCTTCGCTCACACACTGGGGAGAAACCATACGTGTGTGAACACGAAGGCTGCAACAAGGCCTTTTCCAATGCCTCCGACCGGGCCAAGCATCAGAACCGCACACATTCCAATGAG AAACCGTATGTTTGTAAGATCCCGGGTTGCACCAAGCGCTACACGGACCCAAGCTCTCTCCGCAAACATGTCAAAACAGTGCACGGACCAGAGGCACACGTCACCAAGAAACAACGTGGTGACCTGGTGCCCCGACCTCAGCCCCCACCACGAGAGAACGGAGAGAATGAAGGTGGAACCAAACAATCTGGCCGGGGAGGCCAAGACAAGTTTGAGGCCAACAGCACCACTAGAGGCGTAGACGACTACCTGCAGGTCAAGTCGATAAAAACAGAGAACTCTGTG ATGTATCAGTCCAGCCCTGGTGGTCAGTCATCATGTAGCAGCCAGCCGTCACCGCTTGGCAGTGCCACCCACCATGACGGTGGAATAGAGTTGTCGGGTCCTGGCGGGGGCAGCATGGGAGATCTGAGCATGCTGGATGATGTGCCCCTGGTGGACTCAACAGTCTCCTCGGGCACACTGGGCCTTCACCTGCACAGGAGCGCCAGCCCTGCTCGCAGGCTAAATCACCTGAAGCAAGAGAAGCTGAAGACAATGAGGGAGTCGTGCTCCTGGGCAAATGCAGTTCCACAAGCTCTTGACACCAAGCTACCACCAATTCCTAACAATG GTTCCATACTGGAGAGCTCTGGACGTGCCGGGAATGTTCCTGTACCCATCACCGGCCTTCGTCTGAGTGACATTTGCCCTGGTGAGACGACAGTTTTGTGCCAGCCAGTGGAACGTCGAGACAGCCTGGCGAGCACAGTGAGTTCAGCTTATACGCTGAGCCGCCGCTCCTCTGGAATCTCTCCCTGCTATTCCAGCCGCCGCTCCAGCCAGGCCTCGCAGGCTGGCGCCCGCCTGAACAATGTCAGCTCGGCTGACTCATATGACCCCATCTCTACAGACCTGTCACGCCGCTCTAGTGAGGCCAGCCAGTGTGGAGGCCTGGCGGGATTGCTTAGCCTCACCCCTGCCCAGCACTACCGACTCAAAGCCAAATATGCCGCAGCAACAGGAGGTGCTCCACCCACTCCTTTGCCTAACATGGATCGCATGAGCTTGAGGACACGAATAGCTCTGCTGGGAGATCCACATGAAACGACTATGCACCCACTTGGCCTCCCCACAGTGCCCAGGAGATGCAGTGACACAGGGTATCCCACTACTAGCATGATGCCCCATGAGGTACCAGGCAATATACCACGGCGGGCCAGTGATCCAGTTAGACGGGTGGCCATTGATCAGCCTCGTTTCCAGCAGGGGCAGCGTTACAACAGCATGGGCAATGTAAACCATAATCCACTTCAACATTTTGCCTCTACTAGTCGCCACTTGTCAGTGCAGAGCTATGTCCGCTCTGATGGTAATCTACATCGCTTTCAGTACCCTCCCCGGCCTCCCAGCATCTCTGAAAATTCTGCAATGGAGACAAGTGACATGGATGGTCCAGTCAATGGTGTTGTTGATGACTTGATGTTGGCTGAGGATATGGTTCAGTACCTCAATTCTAATGGAGATTCTTCACAACACAATGGGTCGGTGTACCGCCATCAGCAAGCACAGGGCTTCCAGGGGAATGGTGCCCCTCCATCTCAACCATGTTACTACCAGAGGCGCATGGCTGTGGTAGATGGCACTGCAAACAGCATGACGCAGCAGATATCAGCTTCTTGCCAGACTAGTCCAGCGCAACATTTGTCTCCCAGTGCCAACAAGAGCCACATGCCTGTGCAGTGGAATGAGGTCAGCTCAGGGACAGTGGAGGTATCTGTAAGCCAAATCAAGCAACAGCAACCTTTGGATTGGGGAAATATAACTGATCTCCAGCAAAAACAGAACATTGGCTCTATCCAGAACCTTAAATCCAACCACCTAGTTAGACCCATGAGTCAGAACCTTGCTCATGCCGCTCAACAGAGTTCTATGCAGCGGAATGAGGTTATGGCCCAACGGATGAACTGTAGCCAAACTCTTAGGCAGCAAGGCCACAAGAACCACCAGGATGAGCATATTCACAATCAGCATAGCTACCACCAAGGAAATGACATAAACAGAAGCACGAGCCAGCATGCCTCTTGCAGTAATATTACAGGAGGCAATGTAGGTTTGACAAGCCCATCTAAGAAAACAATGCAGCCAATGCACATGCAGCATAACAGGGTAAGAACTAAGCCAGTGGTCAGTCAAAGCCATGTAAACTTTGAGAATAATCAAGGAAATTATTCCCATATGAGCAGTGATCAGCATAACTATGATACTCTTTCCCAGAATCCTATCCTGAACGGAAACCATGCTCTACTGCAGCCAAGGCCGCCCACAGAACCCAAACACTCTGCCAGGCAGCACTCAGGGCCAAATGCAACAACAGCACAGCAACCTGGTTATCCACAATCCCACTTTAGCCCAGGATATGACACCTCCGAAGCTAGCCCCAAAAAGCCTGCCAGTGTGGGTGACACAGGCACCAGTGCCATGTTCTACACAGGACAGATCCACATGTTTGACTCCAGCAGTCTGAATATGCATGGGACCACAGAAGCAGTGGACTGCGGTACAGAAAACATAGCAGTGGCTGCTGTCAGCTCCCCAGGAACCAATCAAGTCTCAAGCACGGTGGACTCTTCCAGTGGAGTAGAGCAGACCCAGATTGACTTTGATGCCATACTGGATGATGGGGACCACTCCAGTCTTTTGTCAGGAACGATTAGTCCAAGCATCCTGCGAAGCCTGTCTCAAAACTCCTCCCGCCTCACTACACCCCGGAACTCTGTGACATTGCCTCCAGTACCTGCAGGAATCGGCAACATGGCTATTGGAGATATGACCTCCATGTTGACTGCGCTAGCAGAAGAGAGTAAGTTTCTTAACATGATGTCTTAA